The stretch of DNA AGTAAATCTTCCACTTCGACATCTTTAAACTCATTAACCGATACTTTTCCTGTCATTAAGTCTTCTAACATTGGAATTTTTTGCGTTTTCGCACTCGTTTTGCTACACTCATCGAATATTGCTTGCATTTCCGATTTATTTAAAGAAGGAATGGCAATAATTATATTATCGATTGCGTATTGCTTTACAACCTGCTCTATCGATTCTTTTCCACCAACAACAGGAATCCCTAATATTTGTAGCTTTTGTTTACGCTCATCATCATCGACGAATGCAACAGGATCTATTTCTGCATCATGGTTTTGTAACAGCTGACGTGCTACCATCGTCCCTGCTGCACCAGCACCTATAATTAATGCATGTTTTTTCTCTTTTTTCGTACGCATAAACGTATCACGGTACATTCTCCACGAGAACCGTGAACCACCTATTAATAACATGTGGAGCATCCACGTAATAACTAATGCTCGGATGAAAATATCTCCAACGACAATCCATTGTAAAACACCTGTTATTAATACGGAGTACGTAACAGCCTTCGCAATGGATAGAAGCTCCCCAACACTCGCATATTCCCACGCTTTAAAATATAGTTTATAAATATAAGCGAATAAATGATGACAAATTAATAATGTTATCGAAGTAAAAAGTAAAGCTTGTGAGCTAAATACGTTAAAGTGAGGGTTTAATAACCAGAAGCTAATATAAATAGCAGATAAAACAATGAGTGAATCAATTACAATTAATGAAGATAACCGTTTACGATAAGTCATAGTAACTCCCCCTTCCTCCCCTATTTACTACTCTCCATCTTCCTAGCAATCGCCATATCCAACATCTTCTTAATTTCGAGAGCTTGTTCATACGATGCGTCCTGATGTATGTAACGAATCGTTTTCTTTATTGTTTTTGGTAAAGCATTAAACTTATTCACACGTATTCACCCTTCTCTCGAAATAATATATATTCAAACTAAACTAAAGTCTGACATGACAACACCATCTGTTAGGTCTTTCGGACTATATCATGCATTAGTTATAATTACTTATGACTCTTCCAAAAAAGAGGGACCTAGTCTTTTTCAAGACTATTTCCCACCATAATAATAGTAATACGAGCTATCTTTCTGTTTCTTCATGTTTAATACAACACCAAGTAACTTTGCTTTTGCTGAGGCCAACATTTCTTTTGCTTTTTCGGCATTTTCCTTTTCTGTTGATCCACTTGCAACGACAAGAACTGTCCCGTCACATTGGTTCGCTAAAAGTTGAGCATCTGTTACCGCAAGTACTGGCGGAGTATCGAAAATAACAATGTCATATTCTTCATACGCTTTTGCTAATAAGTCCTCCATTGCTCTTGAGCTTAATAGTTCTGCCGGGTTTGGAGGAATTGGACCGCTTGTCATCACATCTAAGTTTGGAATTCTAGATGGGTTAATTGAATCATTAAATTCAGATTGTCGTGTTAAAAACGTTGTTAACCCCTTAAAATTATCTTGTTGGAACGTGTAATGTGCTGTAGGTTTACGCAAATCTGCATCTACAAACAACACTTGTTTTCCTTGCTGAGCAAATACGACCGCTAAGTTACACGCTGTCGTTGATTTACCTTCTGCTGGCCCTGACGATGTAACCATAATGGAGCGCATCTCTGTATCTACAAAGGAAAATTGGATATTTGTACGAATCGTTCTATATTGTTCAGAGATTGGCGACTTCGGAAGCTTGTCTGTAATTAAATGACGACTAGTCGTTCCTTTTACTGTTTGTTTTTTCTTTCTTTTAAGAACCAACTGACTCACCTCTCACTCTCGCGCTTCTTGCCGCTTGTTGGGCTTGTTCAATGTCTTTGTCTTCTATAACTGTAATCGTTCCTAAAACCGGTAAACCTAAAATATTCTCTACATCTTGTTCGTTTTTCACTGTGTTATCTAAATACTCTAGTAGGAACGCTAATCCTACCCCAGCCATTAAGCCAACTACGAACGCAATTGCCATATTTAACGCTGGACGTGGTTTAACCGGTACTGGGTTATCACTTACTTGTGCAGGCGATAAAATATTTACATTGTCCACGTTCATTAGAGTTAAAACATCTGCCTGGAATACTTGCGCTGTTGTGTTTGCGATATTGGCAGCCATTACCGGATCCTCATGTTGTACCGTAATTTTTACAACTTGTGAATTACCTTCTGCACCAACGGTAATTGCATTGTTTAATGAAGAAAAAGTTTCTCCCCCACCAACTTGTTGACTTACTTTGTCTAAGATTGCTGGACTTTTAATAATGACGTTATATGTGTTAATGATTTCAATGTTGGATCGGATTTGGTTAACGTCGACAAATCCTTGTTCTGATTTTGTTTGGTTAACGAGTAATTGAGTCGAAGATTGATAGATTGGTGTTAATAGAAAAAAGCTCACTAAACCACTCGTCGCTGTTGCAATCGCCGTAATTGTTATAATGAGCCATAGACGTTTTTTTAGCGTTTGAAATAGTTCTTTTAGACTAATCGTTTCTTCCATGTCGCCCTCCAAGTAGTAAAATCGGTATATTGATAGACAAAAAAATTTTCGCTCTTTTTGTCATACTTAATCATTATAATGAAAACTTTGTCGCATATCTACATTGTAATACCTATTAATTCGTATTGAAAGGCTTAAATTGTAAAAAAACGCTTTCAATTAAGCACAATATTTGACAAGAACGTCGACCTTTGTCGAATGAGTGTCGAACCTTATCGAAGTTCGAATTGCAAGTCATATTCCCTATTAGTTGTACATATTTTTAGTACAAACGTTAAATTGGATTCATTTAATTTAACGAGCTAAAGGAGCCCGAAGACATCATGAGACGAAGACGACCGTTACCCGCTGCACCTATTATTATTTTCATCTTATTTATTTTGCTTATTTTTCTATTCGCTCGCGCTTGTTTACCGGAAAGCGCCAAAGCAAAAAGAATAGTTGATCAATTTTATACGTACGAACAAAAAGGCGAATTCGGCAAGTCGTGGGAATTACTGCACGAAGCGATGCACCAAAGATTCGAAAAAGGAAGCTACATACAAGATAGAGCACACACCTTCATCGGCCACTTCGGCGCTGAAACATTCACCTACAAAATAGACGGTGGCAAAAAGAAAACGAACTGGAAAATGCAAAAAGAAAGCGAACCAATTGGAGACGCCTACGAATTCACCGTCACCAAAACATACCGAGGCAAATACGGCCACTTCCAATTCACCCAATACGTCTACGTCACCAAACAAGAAAAAGATTGGGTGATATTGTGGGACTATAAGTAGAAAGTAAAACGGTTTATTTGTATTATTTATTAATTGCCTCAAAATATAAAACCGTGAGTGAGTCGCAGCGAAGGACACTTGACTCCTCGAAAAATGCATCCGCATTTTTCTTCGTGCGATGTATCGCTGACGTAGCCTTCCTTGTCCTGCGGGAATAGAGGGAAGGCCGAGACCCCACAGGGCGCAGCCCGAGGAGGCTCGGCTCCCTCCCCGCGGAAAGCAAGTGTCCGTAGCGGAGAGGAACGGACTAACTTCTTCCTGCCAACCCAAAATTGGAACGTAGTTCTTTCCCCAAAAAAATAAAAAGGCCCAACTCTGCAAAAGTTAGACCTTTCCTTTACGTATTATTACTGATTCTGATTTTCTTCCTCATCCATTGGAAGCTCTTCCTCTGGTGTTGTTCCACCGTCTTGACCTTCCATACCGCCGTTTTCAGTTCCCATGCCAGGATCTTCAGTTCCCGGTTGCTCTAAACCAGTATCATCTTGAGGAACTTCTGTTGGCGCTTGCTCTTCTGGTGGTGGCACGTCTTGATTGTCCGTTCCACAACCTGCTAATACCATTGCTGCTAATGCAGATGCACCTAAAAGCTTCGTTAACTTGTTCATCGTATCTTTCTCCTTTCATGGATAACAATTTAAAGACCCGACTGCTTGGTCTCTTTTTATATTCCCCAATCAAGAAAAAAGTTTGCATGAAAAACGTAATTTTTTTAAAGAAGACTTGCCGATTGGCAAGCAAAGCGCAGACAGAGGCTTAGTCGCACTTATACTATCTACTTTAAATTGTCTACTACGTCGAATAATCCTCTTAGCTGACAATTTATCTTAGGATAGTGCAAAAGACTACTTCGGTCCCAACGCAAAGGTAATTTCTACCTCACACGCTAGTTCTCCGTTCACAGTTGCAACGCCTTTTCCTTTTCCAATCGAACCTCGGACCCGTGTCATTTCTACTTCTAGACGAAGTTGGTCACCAGGAACAACTTGTCTTTTAAAACGACAGTTATCAATTCCTGCGAAAAACGCTAAACGGCCACGGTTGTCTTCTGGCTTTAACATTGCCACCGCTCCAACTTGCGCTAGCGCCTCAACGATTAACACACCTGGCATTACCGGGTAATCGGGAAAATGTCCTTGGAAAAACTCTTCGTTTGCTGTAACGTTTTTAATCCCAACCGCACGTTTTAGCTCTTCCATTTCTACTATTTTGTCCACTAACAGAAATGGATATCGGTGTGGAATGATTTTTTTTATTTCATTTATATCTAACATGAATTATGACCTCCTACTAATAGTTACTTTTAATTATAGTATACACAGTAGTTTTTTCGCAATTGTTTCCGACAATATGATAATATACGTGAAGAAGGAGGAATAAGTATGTTAACAGTACGTCAAGATATTCTTCAAAAATGGAAAACCGAAATTGAACACGAATTAAACCGGTTTTACGGTAAAATAGATAAAGCATATAATGAAATAGAACAATTGCAAATCCGAAAAGGTATTGTGGATGAGCTTTGTATTGACTTACAAAGACGAGACCGCGATGCTGATGGTTACTTGTTCGAGCTGCAAAAGAATTTAGAAGAAAAATTGAAAGTGCTCCATGAAGAAATGGTGCAAGTGCAAAACGATCCGAAAAAAGTGCAACTCGAAATGTTGATGAATCGTATCGTTGAAGAGTTGCCAGTAGTGGATGAATTTAATTTAGACAACTAGGAGAAGCGTGTATGGATATAATTTACACTGATTTAATCAAATTAATGGATGCTGAGAAAGTAAAGGTGAATGAGCCGCTAAGTAATTTTTCTTATACGAAAACGGGTGGGCCTGGTGATTATGTCGTAACACCTACTTCGTATGAGGAAGTGCATGCTGTTTATAAGTATGCACTTGGGGCTGGTGTTCCGGTAACGATACTAGGGAATGGCTCGAATTTAATAGTTCGCGACGGCGGTATTCGTGGGATTGTGATGATTTTAACAGGGTTGGATGAGATTCGGTTAGAGGATGGCGGAAGGATTGTTGCTCAGAGTGGGGCAGCGATTATTGAGACATCAAGGTTTGCGTTGGAGCATCGTTTAACTGGGTTGGAGTTTGCTTGTGGCATTCCAGGGTCTGTCGGTGGCGCGTTGTATATGAATGCCGGTGCTTACGGTGGCGAAGTGAGCGATGTGTTGAAAGAAGCGCTTGTGATTGATGGTGCTGGAGAGCTTGTTACGATGCCAGTTGAGGAAATGGATCTTGCGTATCGTTCTAGCAGGTTAGCTCGCGAAGGGTTTGTCGTCTTGGAAGCAACGTTTGAATTGAAGGTTGGCGTTTATGATGACATAAAAGCAAAAATGGATGACTTAACGTTCCAACGCGAGTCGAAGCAACCGTTAGAATATCCTTCTTGTGGCAGTGTGTTTAAACGACCACCTGGACTTTTTGCTGGAAAGCTCATTCAAGACGCCGGCTTACAAGGGCAGCAAATTGGCGGTGCACAAGTGTCGACGAAGCACGCTGGGTTTATTGTGAATGTCGGCGGCGCTACGGCTACGGACTATTTGGAGTTGATTGCACATGTGCAAAAGACGGTGAAGGAAAAGTTCGGTGTGGATTTGGAGACGGAAGTGAAGATTATTGGGGAAGATTGATTCGGTGCCGAAGGCGCTTTACCCTTAAGAATGGATTGAACTGATACAGAGGCAATGAGCGTTTAGCTATTTTGGAGGTGGTGTCGAGATGGAATACGTCATATGGTTTGGTAGTGTAGCTTTGTTTGTTTTAGGTTTGTTTTATTTTAAATTCTTTTATGTGAAGCAAAGGAAGTATTTCATTCCGTATCTCATATTCCAAATCGGGATCACCCTTTTAGTAGCAAGTATTTTCATCATTGGCGGCTGGGCTGGAATGGCATACGCTTTTATTTCCGTTTGGATTATCGGATTAGGACTTCTCAGTGGTTTGTTTGTTTTCGTTTATTCGAAAATTAAAGGGAAATTACGGTAGCTCTGGCGTGAACCCGAAGGTGGTTGGCCGATATTTGGATTGCGGTGGCGCGAAAGCATGACCAGTTGGCCGATATATCGATTGTGGTGGCGTAATAACATGCTTAGTTGGCCGATATTTTGACTGTGGTGGCGTAATAACGTGCTTAGTTGGCCGATATTTTGACTGTGGTGGCGCAAAAGCATGACCAGTTGGCCGATTTATCGATTGTGGTGGCGCAATAACATGCTCAGTTGGCCGATATATCGATTGTGGTGGCGCAAAAACTTGCCCAGTTGGCCGATATATCGATTGTGGTGGCGTAATAACGTGCTTAGTTGGCCGATATATCGATTGTGGTGGCGTAATGACATATTTAGTTGGCCGATATTTTGACTGTGATGGCGTAATAACATGCTTAGTTGGCCGATATATCGACTGTAGTGGCGCAATAGTATGACCAGTTGGCCGATATAGGAATAGTAAAAACGCTTGGGGACATAGCCTCAAGCGTTTTTATGTTTATGTTTCGTTTTTTGCTATATTACTCTACTTTCACGAGGTCCAAAATATGTTCCCACGTTTCTTTTTTTAGTACATCCATTGGCGCACCGTCTCCGAGTATTCCGTAGCCAAACATTGCACCGGCAACGACGGCAACACAGAAGAAGGCCGCAACAAGGATGATACGTATCCAGATTGGGATTACCCTCATACGTGGTCTTTTTATTTTTTCAAGCTCTTGCTGTTTGGCGAGCTTTTTTTCGTTTTGTTTATCTTTTTTACGTTGTTCGCGCGATTGCGCATTTTGTTTTTCTGCCATGTGTGAACACACCTTTATTTTACGATTTCAATCCGTTCACAAGCCCCATCATTTGATCGGCCATTTGAATTGACCTTGCGTTAAATTGATACGAGCGTTGTGCAATCGTTAGGTTCGTCATTTCGTTTGCAAGGTCGACGTTTGATTGTTCGAGCATTCCTTGCTGTAAGCTAATAGCGTTACGTCCCGCTCCTTGTAAATAGGTGAGCGCGTCTTCGCCGATATTTTCCGCTGGTAGAGCAAATAGAGAACCGCCCATTGCTTGAAGAAGTTGCGGTCGAATGATTTGCGCCACCGCTAGTTCTGAAGCGATTGCCCCACCGTTCGGTAAGGAAGCTGTTACTGTTCCACCAGGTTGTAGCTGTACTTCTGTGATTGAGTCAGGGAAGACGATTGTTTCGCCTGCTGTGTTAAGTACAGGGTGCCCTTCACTGTTCACGAGCATTACTTCGTTGTTGTTAATTGGTGATAAGTAAAGCGATCCGTTACGCGTGTAGCGTACTTCCTCTTGACCTGTTTCGGATGTATATTGGACCGCAAAAAATTGGTCTTCGGTTGTGAAAGCGAAGTCGAGCATGCGCTCTGTCGGTTTCATGCTACCTTGTGTTAGCTGTAGCTGCGTTTGTGCTAGTTTTGCCCCAACGCCGATCCGAATTCCTTCTGGTGTGTTGCGGCCACCTTCGTATCGTTGAAGTGGCTGGTTGTTATATTGTTGCGCCAATAGCTCTTGGAACGTGCCACGGCGATTTTTATAGCCTACTGTATCTACGTTAGCGATATTATGTCCGATGAGGTCAAGCTGCTGTTGAAGCTGATTCATCGTATTGGATGCATTTAGTAATACGCGATTCATTGCATGTACCTCCTACTAGTTGATTCTTCCGATTTCGTTTGCTGCTTTTTGCATCGACTGGTCGTACGCTTGAATTACTTTTTGGTTCGCTTCGAACGCACGGAAGGCCGCCATCATTTCGGTCATCGTTCGGGAAGAATCGACGTTTGAGCGCTCTAGGAAACCTTGGCGAATTTCGAAGACAACGTTATTTGCTAGTGGAAGCAGTTGCGGTTCTTCTTCGCCTTCTTGTTGTGGAAGACGGAATAAGCCGTTCCCTTCTTTCACAAGTTCATTCGGGTTTTCTGTGTAAGTTAAACCAAGGCGGGCTACTGGTTGGTCGTTCACGAGTAGCGTTCCGTCTGGTTGCACTTGGAACGAACGATCATTTATTTGAATTCGATTAAAGTTTTCATCTAACACGTAAAGGCCGTCATTTGTTGTAAGGAAGCCTTGAGAGTCTAGGGCAAAGTTCCCGTTACGCGTGTAGCGATATGTACCGTCTGTTTGCTCGACTGTGAAAAAGACCGCTCCAGAAGTTTGCTGCTGGATGATAGAAAGGTCCGTATCAATACCAGTTTGCTGAATATCGCCTTGCGCAAATAGTGGTGCTAGTTCTTGCACGTACACACCTGTGTTAAGCCCACCGATCGGTTGCGCGAATGGTAAGTTTAACGGCTTTTGCGTTGGCACTTCTGTTTTTCCAGTCGCGTGTAGTAAGAGTTCCGGAAACGCGCGTAATGATGTTTGATCTGCTTTATATCCAGGCGTATTCGCATTCGCCATATTGTTCGATAACGTCTCCATGCGACGCTGCTGTGACATCATCCCCGCCGTCGCCGTATACAACCCTCGTAACATATTACTCACCTCATCATTTTCGTCCATACTTTTCTACTATCTATTATAGTACAAAACGAACGCTGTCGATATATGTAATTTTATTTTTTTGTGGACGGGGGGACAGGTTCCTCGTCCACGGTATGTGTCCCGCTGTCCCTGGTATGTGTCCCCCTGTCCATGCTTAGATTCGTTGGCTCGTTCAGATGGACAAGTTCCTTGTCCGAGTGTTGGCATTAAAGGAGATTTGTTTGGCTGAGTGTGTAGGGTACTTTTTTAATTAGCATCCGGTTCTGGACAACAGGTTATCAATTGTGAACAACATGCATATGATTAATTAGCTACATATCGCGAATTTTGTTTAACACGATTTCGGTTCTGGACAACAAAACAAGGTAGTTCACTATACATTTTGTCATTTTTGGTTGGTACCCCAAAGAGGAGGTGGAGTGATGGGATTAAGCGATATTTTTACAAAACCGTATTCATCTAACTGGGACTTTTTCTTTTTTTCTGTACTTATTAGTTTGTTAGGGGCATTGATCGGTCACCTGAAGGCGAACGGATCTCTTCAAATGCCGATTATTTTAATGAATTTTAGACATCGGTTTACGTTCAAAAATACGAAACAGGATTGGGTTTTATTAATACCGAGGTCAGTTGGACTCGTTGTCAGCTTTATTGTTTTTTTAGTAGGGTTTAGAGTTGGGGCAAATAAAGAGTCTGCTCCTATTACGGTGGAGTTAGGAGTGCTAGGAGATTTGCTAGTCGGTATGGGAACAGGGACTTTAGCGTTTGCTACGATGGAACTTACCGGCTCTGACAGTACCTTATTTTTAATGTCCACTTCTTTTCTAGCTGGGTATGCAGGCTTTTCGTATATCCAATCGTTACAGGAAGATAAATTTAATAAACGAAGCATCCCTTCGTATGAAGATAAACTGAATGGAACTAGTGTCGTTGAAGAGGAAACGCCATCACCTCCACCTGAAATGGTCATAAGTGAAGCGAAAAAACAGGCTTCTACAACGGAAGAAAAGGAAGAGGGAAAGTAGAATAGAAAAGGGAACATGAATATATTACTAGAGAGGTGATGAGGATGAAGGTACTTGTTACAGCTAAAGAGAAGCGATTATTAGACCATTATTACAAGCTGATGAACGATAAATCATTGCCGCTTTCTCAAAGAAGAGTCGCGAAAATTAGATTTGATAATCTGTACAATGAAGCGAAGTTACGGGCGTGTAATACGGATACGACGTTGTATGGGTAGAGGTGGGTCGGGGGGACAGCGTATAATGGCAAATAAATCAATCGCTATTTTTTACTTAAAAAAGGCCGACTTTAAGTAAAACCCCTCTATTTCCATTTTTTTGAAGGTTCAACCATCACAAAACTTATATAGAACTTCTCTAGGGCGTGAAAGGATCTTGCTTTTTTCATCCTACATTGATACCGCCTAGTGAATATAAACTTAGCTTTCACGTATTATTCGTACTTATAGGACAAGATCCATAACGCTGTCCCGCGAGGTCTTATAGCCTCAGGTTCCTAATACAATGTGATCTAACGTCCTAGAGAAGTTCCATGTTCAAAAATCAATTATCCCGCAATAAAATACTTTCTCTACAAATAATTAACTAGCGCATTTAATGGGTGAGACATGTGTTTCAAAGAATTTTTTAACATTCGTTTTACGGATTTTCTTACTAATCTCTTCGAGAAGGACATAATTCTTATCCTCTGTTTGATAGAGAGTATGGTTACGAATCATAGCGAACGCAAGTCTAATCATTCTGTTACCTAAAGCTATATAAGCTTGACGCGAGTGTTTTCCTCTTTCCTTCAATTTCTGGTACCGTTGTTGCATCTCAGGGTTATTTACAGCTAAAGACCTTCCAACTTGATAAACAATATTTCTAAAAGGTCGCCTACCCTGTTTGGAAACCCCGTAATAAGATGGCCTGTTATCTCCTGACTGCTTAACGATAGGATTTGTACCAGCCAATTTAATCAGTTGTCCAGCCTCATCAAAATCAGAGAGGTCTCCGATTTCCGCCACTAATTCTGCCCCTGTTACTAATCCAATTCCTTGTACTGAAAGAACAACTGCACCATCCATAACTATAAATAATTCTTCTATCTTACGTTCTAAAACCTTTATTTGGTCGTCTAATAAATCTAGCCGATCTAATTTTTGACTAAGCAAGAAAATATCAGCATCTAGTTGTTCCTTAGGACGGGAGATGGAACCTTCGGCATATTCTAACAGGAGTTGGATAGACTTATCTCGGAGTTTTAAATTCTCACGTATTGATAAGTCTCTTAATCCTTCTTCCCCTAACTTTAAGATGTCAGAGGGATGAGGATAGTGCCTCATTAAATATCTAGACGCTTTACCAAACACGTCAGTCAGAGGCTTAGAAATCTTTCTTTTCCCATTAATCCATACAGTTTTTCCTTGGTACTCTCGGAAAATATGATCCATATGCATACGAATCAAATTCTTCGTTTTAGTTCGCTCTGAAGTTAGTTCCCGTCTAGCTCTAGTCAGCTTTCGAAGTTTCGCTATATTTCCTGTAGGTAACTCGTTAGAGGTACCCCTACCATGAATGACAGATTGTACAATGGCCATTAAGTCCAGGTTATCCGTCTTTGACCAATTCAATAATGCCTCTCTTTCTTTGGCGGTAGTAGCTGCATTTATTGTTCGTACATGATACCCCTCGAGATGACATTTAAAGACTAAATGTTCGTAGTAAT from Sutcliffiella cohnii encodes:
- a CDS encoding CpsD/CapB family tyrosine-protein kinase, producing MVLKRKKKQTVKGTTSRHLITDKLPKSPISEQYRTIRTNIQFSFVDTEMRSIMVTSSGPAEGKSTTACNLAVVFAQQGKQVLFVDADLRKPTAHYTFQQDNFKGLTTFLTRQSEFNDSINPSRIPNLDVMTSGPIPPNPAELLSSRAMEDLLAKAYEEYDIVIFDTPPVLAVTDAQLLANQCDGTVLVVASGSTEKENAEKAKEMLASAKAKLLGVVLNMKKQKDSSYYYYYGGK
- a CDS encoding YveK family protein, translating into MEETISLKELFQTLKKRLWLIITITAIATATSGLVSFFLLTPIYQSSTQLLVNQTKSEQGFVDVNQIRSNIEIINTYNVIIKSPAILDKVSQQVGGGETFSSLNNAITVGAEGNSQVVKITVQHEDPVMAANIANTTAQVFQADVLTLMNVDNVNILSPAQVSDNPVPVKPRPALNMAIAFVVGLMAGVGLAFLLEYLDNTVKNEQDVENILGLPVLGTITVIEDKDIEQAQQAARSARVRGESVGS
- the fabZ gene encoding 3-hydroxyacyl-ACP dehydratase FabZ, with product MLDINEIKKIIPHRYPFLLVDKIVEMEELKRAVGIKNVTANEEFFQGHFPDYPVMPGVLIVEALAQVGAVAMLKPEDNRGRLAFFAGIDNCRFKRQVVPGDQLRLEVEMTRVRGSIGKGKGVATVNGELACEVEITFALGPK
- the murB gene encoding UDP-N-acetylmuramate dehydrogenase, with the translated sequence MDIIYTDLIKLMDAEKVKVNEPLSNFSYTKTGGPGDYVVTPTSYEEVHAVYKYALGAGVPVTILGNGSNLIVRDGGIRGIVMILTGLDEIRLEDGGRIVAQSGAAIIETSRFALEHRLTGLEFACGIPGSVGGALYMNAGAYGGEVSDVLKEALVIDGAGELVTMPVEEMDLAYRSSRLAREGFVVLEATFELKVGVYDDIKAKMDDLTFQRESKQPLEYPSCGSVFKRPPGLFAGKLIQDAGLQGQQIGGAQVSTKHAGFIVNVGGATATDYLELIAHVQKTVKEKFGVDLETEVKIIGED
- a CDS encoding DNA-directed RNA polymerase subunit beta yields the protein MAEKQNAQSREQRKKDKQNEKKLAKQQELEKIKRPRMRVIPIWIRIILVAAFFCVAVVAGAMFGYGILGDGAPMDVLKKETWEHILDLVKVE
- a CDS encoding flagellar hook-basal body protein translates to MNRVLLNASNTMNQLQQQLDLIGHNIANVDTVGYKNRRGTFQELLAQQYNNQPLQRYEGGRNTPEGIRIGVGAKLAQTQLQLTQGSMKPTERMLDFAFTTEDQFFAVQYTSETGQEEVRYTRNGSLYLSPINNNEVMLVNSEGHPVLNTAGETIVFPDSITEVQLQPGGTVTASLPNGGAIASELAVAQIIRPQLLQAMGGSLFALPAENIGEDALTYLQGAGRNAISLQQGMLEQSNVDLANEMTNLTIAQRSYQFNARSIQMADQMMGLVNGLKS
- a CDS encoding flagellar hook-basal body protein codes for the protein MLRGLYTATAGMMSQQRRMETLSNNMANANTPGYKADQTSLRAFPELLLHATGKTEVPTQKPLNLPFAQPIGGLNTGVYVQELAPLFAQGDIQQTGIDTDLSIIQQQTSGAVFFTVEQTDGTYRYTRNGNFALDSQGFLTTNDGLYVLDENFNRIQINDRSFQVQPDGTLLVNDQPVARLGLTYTENPNELVKEGNGLFRLPQQEGEEEPQLLPLANNVVFEIRQGFLERSNVDSSRTMTEMMAAFRAFEANQKVIQAYDQSMQKAANEIGRIN
- a CDS encoding IS110 family transposase, producing MVYSTLNHIQGKIGSRWAQFVRETGVENILIVAIDAAKYTPKAMIATFYGEILEKPFDIDASMSGFTKLKTLIGRHKVKANTRVVVGIETTGHYYEHLVFKCHLEGYHVRTINAATTAKEREALLNWSKTDNLDLMAIVQSVIHGRGTSNELPTGNIAKLRKLTRARRELTSERTKTKNLIRMHMDHIFREYQGKTVWINGKRKISKPLTDVFGKASRYLMRHYPHPSDILKLGEEGLRDLSIRENLKLRDKSIQLLLEYAEGSISRPKEQLDADIFLLSQKLDRLDLLDDQIKVLERKIEELFIVMDGAVVLSVQGIGLVTGAELVAEIGDLSDFDEAGQLIKLAGTNPIVKQSGDNRPSYYGVSKQGRRPFRNIVYQVGRSLAVNNPEMQQRYQKLKERGKHSRQAYIALGNRMIRLAFAMIRNHTLYQTEDKNYVLLEEISKKIRKTNVKKFFETHVSPIKCAS